In the Nitrosarchaeum sp. genome, one interval contains:
- a CDS encoding Lrp/AsnC ligand binding domain-containing protein, with protein sequence MHIGFILLNCDLGAEEYIVEELKQMPKVKNAHLTYGAYDVIAEVNTEEQKDFEKAVADIRKLSRVVSTMTLNVIN encoded by the coding sequence ATGCATATTGGATTTATTTTATTAAATTGTGATCTTGGTGCCGAAGAATACATTGTAGAAGAATTAAAACAAATGCCCAAAGTCAAAAATGCACATCTAACTTATGGAGCATATGATGTAATTGCAGAAGTAAACACAGAAGAGCAAAAAGATTTTGAAAAAGCAGTAGCAGATATTAGAAAACTATCAAGAGTAGTCAGTACAATGACACTAAATGTCATAAATTAA